The following nucleotide sequence is from Campylobacter coli 76339.
AAAACGCGAGGATTTAATCCCAGCAGTTGAAATTTTAAATTATCTTGAGGATAGTTTTATTGTGGGATGGCCGCAATATTTTAGTCCATTAAATCCACCTTATGGAAAACCGATGAATGCGGAGTTAAAAGGCTATCTTACAAGTAAAAATGGCTTGCCTGATATGGATAAAATTCAAAATTATGCTTTAAAAAATAAAATCCCTTATTGGAATATCGATGTTTCAGTTTATGGCTGTAAAGAAGTGTGTTATGCGAATTTAGAGTATATCAAACAAAGATTTAAGATTATTGAGGGTGTAGATATTTCTATCGTTCAAGAATTTAGCTTACCTTTAAATTTGGAGCAAAAAAAGCAGCTTAAGCATAAGGTTACTCTTGGAATTCCAAATATGGAAATTTTCTGGCTAAGCACAAGAGGTGAGGTTTTAGAACCAAGTGATGGGCATGTATGGTTTTCACCTGTTATACCACGAGACGGTAAAGAACTTTTAAAATGCCAAGAAGTATATATGGAATTATTTAGGGAATTTGGAGAAGAATCTCCTATAACACCTTTTTCACATCCTAGAAGTTGGATGTATCGCGCATTTTGCTTTATGTTAGCCTTTAATAATTCAAGAACAGATAAAGCACACAATCTAAAAGTTCGTCAAATGTATCGCAAAATGGTTGAAATTGCTGCAGAAAATGGATGGGGAGATTATCGTGCGGCTCCGACTTTCCAAGATGATGTAATGGGTGCTTATTCTTATAACAATCATATTTTACGCCGTTTTAACGAGCAGCTTAAAGATTGTATCGATCCAAATGGAATTTTAGCACCTGGTCGTGGAGGCATTTGGCCTAAAAATTTAAGAGATGAGCGTTTTATCAACAACAGACGCGATGCATTAAGAATGAAAGAAGGTAAAGAAAAATGAAAAAAATTGCTTTGTTTTTTGTTTTATTTGTTTGCTTGCTGAATTTAAATGCTAAGGATAAAGAATGGTTGCCAAAGGGTGAATCTATAAGTGTTTATGAATATATTCCAAACAATCCAAGATCCCCTGCAGCGTTTTCAAGTGTTGATGCTAAAAAATTAAATGCCAATCAAAGAAAAGGACAGCAAGTTTATAGTAAGTGGTGTATAGCATGTCATGGCGAGGGAATGCCTGGAACAAATGCACTTTCAGCTCTTTATAAAGATCAAGGAATTCCTGCACTTTTAGAAGATAGAACGGATTTGAGTCCTGATTTGGTAATGATTTTTGTACGCTATGGCAAACATTCGATGCCTTTTTTCCGCAAAACTGAAATCAGCGATAAAGAATTGCAGTATTTAGGCGAGTATTTGGGTAGAAACTACAAATAAAAGATGAATTTTAAGGACTTTACGGTAAGTGAAGTCCTTAAATATTTTTAATTACTTTCATAAAATTTAGCAAAGAAAACTTTTATTTATAAAGTACCACTTCAATTTACATACCAATAGCTTTATCATTTTTATCTCATTTTAAAAAAATTTTTTCTAGAATTAAGTCTTAATAAATTCATAAGGAAAAAATTTGACCCTACTTACAAACCCTATCATCATCAGTGTCGTTTTGATGACTTTACTTTGTTTATTTCGTTTTAATGTGCTTTTGAGTCTTTTGATTTCCGCTTTAGTTGCTGGAATTTTTTCTCATATTGAGATTATGGAAACTATGAGTATTTTAATCGATGGAATGAAAGGAAACTTAAAAACAGCTTTAAGTTATATACTTTTAGGTGCTATCGCTGCTGCGATTTCAAGGACAAATTTAACGGCTTATTTGATTAAGGTAGTCAGTCGTTTTATCTCTCATAAAAAATATCTTTTGCTTTTATCTATAGCTTTGATTTCTTGTTTTTCACAGAATTTAGTTCCTATCCATGTGGCGTTTATTCCTTTGCTAATCCCACCACTTCTAAGTCTTTTTAATAAATTAAAAATCGATCGTAGAGCTGTTGCTTGCGCCTTAACCTTTGGACTTACAACACCTTATATGGTTTTACCTATAGGTTTTGGACTTAACTTCCAAGATCTTTTAAGAGAAAATTTGGAGAAAAATGGGGTTAATGCCAGCTTAGCAGATGTAACAAATGCGATGTATTATGCTGCTATTTGTATGGTATTGGGGCTTTTTTTAGCACTTTTTGTATTTTATAGAAAACCAAGAGAATATCAAGAAATAGAAATTCAAAAAATTGATTTTGATAATATCAAAATGGGACGCAAAGAATGGGGCGTTTTAGTAGGGCTTATTTTGACTTTAGTTTTACAAATTTTTACGATGAATTTACCTTTATCAGGGCTTTTGGGCTTTATTTCTATGGTGATTTTGGGTGGAGTTGAATATAAAAGCGTCAATGATATTTTCGATGATGGCCTCAAACTAATGGGTTTTATCGCTTTTGTTATGCTTGTAGCGGCAGGTTATGGAGAAGTTTTAAAACAAAGTGGTGCTGTTAATGAGCTTGTAAATTCTGTGGTACCTTGGATGCAAGAAAATAAATTTTTAGCGGTATTTTTAATGCTTTTAATAGGTCTTATTATTACTATGGGTATAGGCACTTCTTTTGGGACTATACCTATCATAGCTACACTTTTTTGTCCGCTTTGCTTAGAACTTGGTTTTAGCGTAGCTCTTATTATATTTATCTTAGGGGTTGCAGGAGCTTTAGGAGATGCAGGAAGTCCAGCAAGTGAAACGACGATGGGAACGAGTGTGGGATTAAGCGTAGATAAGCAACACGATCATATAAAAGATACTTGTATCCCTACTTTTATTTTTTATAATGGTCCTTTGCTGATTTTAGGGAGTATCATAGCGATGTTTTTATAATTTTCATAAATCCATTGAAATATTTTTTAATTTATTTATTTTTAAGATAAAAAATACTTCGATATTAAAAAAATATATGTTATAATCCTTAATAAGCTATCAAAATTTAAAATCAATCTTATAAGGAGAATAAAATGGATTTGGAAAATATCTTAGAAAATAATCAAAGCGTAGGTTTGTATCACCCTAAAAATGAACACGATGCCTGTGGTATAGCCGCAGTTGCTAATATACGCGGTATTGCTTCTTATAAGGTTATTTGTGACGCTTTAGAAATTTTGATGAATCTTGAACACCGAGGTGGTGCAGGAGCTGAAGAAAATTCAGGCGATGGAGCGGGAATTTTGATTCAGATTCCTCATGATTTTTTTATGACTCAAGAGCTTGGTTTTGAGCTTCCTCAAAAAGGCGATTATGCTGTAGCGCAAATGTTTTTATCGCCTAATGCAGATGCTAAAGAGGAAGCAAAAGCGATATTTTTACAAGGTTTAAAAGATAAAAATTTAGAATTTCTAGGTTTTAGAGAAGTTCCTTTTAATCCTAGTGATATAGGAGCAAGTGCTTTAAAAGCTATGCCTTATTTTTTACAAGCTTTTGTAAAAAAACCAAGCACGGTTAGTGCAGGACTTGAATTTGAAAGAGTGCTTTATGCTTGCCGTCGTCTTATAGAAAAAAGGGCTTTGCATGTGCCTAAATTTTATTTTTCAAGTTTTTCTTCGCGCACTATAGTTTATAAAGGAATGCTTCTTTCTACTCAATTGAGTGAT
It contains:
- a CDS encoding Histidine permease YuiF, translated to MTLLTNPIIISVVLMTLLCLFRFNVLLSLLISALVAGIFSHIEIMETMSILIDGMKGNLKTALSYILLGAIAAAISRTNLTAYLIKVVSRFISHKKYLLLLSIALISCFSQNLVPIHVAFIPLLIPPLLSLFNKLKIDRRAVACALTFGLTTPYMVLPIGFGLNFQDLLRENLEKNGVNASLADVTNAMYYAAICMVLGLFLALFVFYRKPREYQEIEIQKIDFDNIKMGRKEWGVLVGLILTLVLQIFTMNLPLSGLLGFISMVILGGVEYKSVNDIFDDGLKLMGFIAFVMLVAAGYGEVLKQSGAVNELVNSVVPWMQENKFLAVFLMLLIGLIITMGIGTSFGTIPIIATLFCPLCLELGFSVALIIFILGVAGALGDAGSPASETTMGTSVGLSVDKQHDHIKDTCIPTFIFYNGPLLILGSIIAMFL
- a CDS encoding probable p-cresol methylhydroxylase subunit; the protein is MILPKNVSQSDFTAAVAKFEKALGKEWVFKTQEDLDLYRDAYSPQWDDDDEPIPSLALAPKNVEEVQAIVKIANEFKIPLFPISTGKNLGYGSSAPQQRGQVVVDLKRMNKIIEVDDKRNFCIVEPGVSYFDLYEYVEKNNLNVFLDIPDPGWGSPLGNALDHGWGYSYGMYRDHFGSHCGMEVVLANGEILRTGMGALPKAKTFAENKYGYGPYVDGLFSQSNFGIVTKMGFWMMPKPEHYMLLSIKMKKREDLIPAVEILNYLEDSFIVGWPQYFSPLNPPYGKPMNAELKGYLTSKNGLPDMDKIQNYALKNKIPYWNIDVSVYGCKEVCYANLEYIKQRFKIIEGVDISIVQEFSLPLNLEQKKQLKHKVTLGIPNMEIFWLSTRGEVLEPSDGHVWFSPVIPRDGKELLKCQEVYMELFREFGEESPITPFSHPRSWMYRAFCFMLAFNNSRTDKAHNLKVRQMYRKMVEIAAENGWGDYRAAPTFQDDVMGAYSYNNHILRRFNEQLKDCIDPNGILAPGRGGIWPKNLRDERFINNRRDALRMKEGKEK